ATTTTGACCCAAGCAGTGACTTGTTTGTTCCCAGTGAGAGGAAAGATGTGATCACTTCCACTGTATGTTGGACAGCAATGGCTGCCCTCCTTGTGGGGTTAGGCTTTGTAATGGGTCCTATGCAATTACTTAAGCTCTATGGCGTTCCCTATTGGGTAAATCCtgtttcttcaatattcatatTGGTCTATGCTATGGAAATAGAGAATGAGTTTTTCTTCTCCAATGGTTGAGTGTTAAAACCTGACTTTGCTTCATTCTTAGGTTTTTGTTATGTGGCTGGACTTAGTCACTTACCTGCATCATCATGGTCATGAAGAAAAATTACCATGGTATCGTGGAAAGGTATGGTTTTTAAAGTTGTATGTCACTTCATTTGTGTCCATTTGTTTTCTTCCTATATTGAAGTATGGAAATATGAAAAGATAAGATAGAGATATGCCTAGAGTTTTTGCAAGGTCGATGTTAGTCCGCATAGATAATTCTTTGtttaaattgcatatttgatCCTCAACCTTTGACATTGTTTCCAAAATCATACATTCAAATTTGTTTCAAGAAGGTCCTTATCGTCATctaatgaatgaaaaatgctGGCTTAGGAAATGGAATTCATGCCTTGTCCTCCATGTTATCAAAGTAACCTTGGTTTCATGAGTTCCCTTTGTTAAGTATGCATTTTCCATATACTAGATGACTGTCACAATAAGGAcctttttgaaacatttttaagtatgaggaaaattttgaaaaaatagtcTAAGTTATGCAATTTAACCTAATTCTTAAGACATAatagcaaagaaaaaagagaagccaaggatatatatatatacacacacacagggCCGGCTTAATGCATTTGGGGACCTAAGGCGAAAACTAAAATTGAagtcttttatatatttaaatatgacttaaaaaataaaatattattttaattatattatcttgttttagatgcaaaattattactaattaatatgaACCAAGTAGAATTTCTTTATTAGAAAGTATTTAgtcacaaaaaatttgacaaaacttttcataTCTATTGACGTGGTAGATTGATAGTAGTAAGTAAAAGAGTGATGTTAATGGTAGACCTAGGTGAAAACTAGTTAAAGGTTGTCAActcaattattgtgaaaaatattgtaaattttttatgtattgctctcttttttattttttgaaaagtgctacatatacaatatttttcacaacaaatcttaggtgttaagttgttactggttctaatttgTACTcccaattgaaaattttttttgctatcaCTTACATCCAGTAATAACTTGCTACTTAGGATTTactgtaaaaatgttgtgaaaaatattgtggacatatcgttctccctctctcttttttcttgtttttcatttgataaaaaaaaattattttatttgttgggtaatattgggcttaattaattaaagaaataattatattggttaaaatttgggggccttttttctACTTGGGCCTTAGGCAACCGCATCGATTACATATATAGTAGAGCTGgcactgtatatatatatatatataattttttttttttttggtttgaagttTGTGGTATggcatttttccttttagatGTTAAAGTTTCCTCCTTTATGTTGGAACAGGAATGGAGTTATCTTAGGGGTGGTCTTACAACTCTTGATCGGGACTATGGACTGATTAATAATATCCACCATGATATTGGAACCCATGTCATACACCATCTTTTTCCTCAAATACCTCACTACCACTTAATTGAAGCAGTAAGTATCTCTTTTGTGTGATAGAACTAATTTGTCATTTCACAGTTGTGGAAAAACATTAAGACCTGCAAAATTTTGATGCTCTTGTTGTTGATCCACCTGTAGACTGAGGCAGCCAAGCCAGTTCTTGGCAAATATTACCGGGAGCCAAAGAAATCAGGGCCTCTTCCTTTTCACCTAATTGGAAATTTGATAAGAAGCTTGAAACAAGACCATTATGTTAGTGACACTGGGGATGTTGTGTACTATCAAACTGACTCTGAGCTGGATGCATCATCTAAGTTGAATTAAAAGCTTCAAATTGCATTCTTTCATTACAACAAGAAGAAAGGTTCTCGAGATTTTACCTTGGATTGcctttcttaattaaatttgatGTTCAAGCTTGTGATCCAATGTGGCATAACAACGAATTTGTTATGCCAAGAGAGAACTAATGCCTGACAAATATGATTAGAGCTACTTCTTTTAGAACATAAGTTAAATATATATGCATATGGCATTCTTAACATTATTGCTGTAATTGGGAGGAAGATGCATATTTATTCTTCTTGGAGAGAATAATCTCTTCAGCAATAATGTAgtgtaatattaaaaatttcagaattgatgataagaagaaaaagaagaaaaataatttattctaAAAGTTTTGAATTGGGTTGGCAAAGTGAAAGGCTATTGTTCCATTTGAGATACTGAGTACTGACTCGCATATTATTGttgctttgtttggttgtttgtttgttttatggTTGGATTTAATCAGCTTATCTAAGGTTCAATCAAGGACTTGTACTTAAAAGTTTTCTCATTCTGTGATTAAGGAAGGATACAATAAATTACACATCTCACTCAACTTTTTTGGAGCACGCctaaatgatgatttttttttggtactacACCTAACTGAATGATTGATTCTGAATGAAAAATcattgtcaaaattttcaattaaaccATGATAACCATCCAATTTCCACTTACTGATAAGTTGCCGTCAGTCATCTTAATTCACAAATCTTGGTTTTAGGAGCTAGCTAGCTCCCTATAAGGGCTGTCAATTTCTTTTCTAATGAAGCAATCGTTCATTTGTGTCCTATCCTACATGGAAAATTCAAAGACAGGGACCTGTGGTTTTGAGTAAGGCCAACCATGTGTCTATCAACACCATTGGCATGTGAGATATGTCGCTTATGAGATGGTGGTCCTTACCAGCAAGTAACAAAACGACGAAGAAATTGACTCCGTCCATATGGTATCCATTCACCTAGTATCAAGTTAAAGTTCATTACTTGTATGCATTTGTTGTTTGTGTCAGTGAAAAACTGCTATACATGCATTGAGTAACTGCAATTGGGTCAAGAATGTATGGTTCTGAGTGCTCCCATCCTCCCTCTTGGGCAAATTTTCATTCATCAGGACATTTCTGACTGGTGccacctaaatctagactctcAACTGAGCCCTGGTGActattattttcctttctaaCATTGTGAATATGGCTAGTAGGGAATAAGCAAATTTTCCAACTGATTTCGATACCAACACAACAAATTATTCATAGGAGTTGTCAGCATGCACTAGAATACTTTTCACATTGCTTATCAGCAGGCACCAACATCAGGCCTCACCACACTCATAGCCATTGCTTGGTAATCTCACCCTTTAGAAAAGTGAAACTGAATACGGATAAGAGACCCAAAGGCCATTAATTCTAGTCAGCAAGGTGGAGAAGGACTAATCCGTGACCACGTAAAAATCTGTTTGGGATGTTTCACGCTTAAGCTAGGCCATTCAACTAGGATCATTGCTGAGCTATGGACAACAAGAGAATGATTGGCTCTCACTTGGGATAGGGTATATAGAATTATTCTCAAGGTGGACTTTCTATTGGTCCATTAATTATTACATTATCAGCTAACAACCCATGTTGGGCTTCTGTACTTGTTTTTGATAGCAAGAACTTGTTCGATAGAGATCGGCGAGTAGAAATTTGGTACATCTATTGGGATATGGGAAGTTAATTCTTGGGCAGACTAGCTAATGGCTAAGGGAGGTGAAcaacaagatttttttaaaatatttgatgaGCCTCCTCTTGTACGAGGAAAATTTTGTTACATGCTAGTTATTGTACACTTTGTACACACTTCCTTTAAAAtcgtgttttgaaaatatgattttagttaaaattgtgaaatgaTAAAATCTTGTTTCCTCACAATTTTaactgaaattgtgtttttaaaatataatttcattcTATGTGGTAGTGTGTACATGGTGAGTATACAATAATAAGTGTgtgataattattatttatttgtcatctctaaatttttaaaattaattatatatataattgcaagAACCTACTCGATAGAGATTAGTGGGTAGAAATATGGCACATCTATCTATCGGGAAGCTAACTCTTGTGTGGACTAGTTGACGACTAAGGGAGGTGAACAACAAGAatcattttaaatatatgatgacCCTTTGTCTTTTATTGTATGATATATTTTGAAATGAGAGTCTAGTTTAGCTCATTGTTATTTGACCTGACATCTCCTACGTGTGAGCCTAAACTCTCTCTTAACATGTgagatttttaatattttaaatgggaTGTAGAATGGAGAGAAAGATTGAATTTAGATTCTTATGCTTTGATATcatgataaattatcaattgttcCAAAGGCTTAAATTATtaagaaatgataaatttaatcctATAAGATAATTCTAACAAGTTCCTAGCTACACCATGTTCGTCTCATTATGCTATTGTTTTCAAAATCCTTTGTTATTTGAGGTAGAATGGCAAGAGATCCCATGAACTTCCATTCCAACAcaagtttttagttttcttctTAGTGAATCCCTCATTTTTTCTTGGAAAATAAGAAGTATATTGTAGTTGCTCGCTCCAATTTTAAGGCTGAATATCACACTTGTAAACACCATGGTCGAGCTCCTCTAGCTGCATTTGCTCCTCCAAGTATATTGAAATTGCCCACAATATTGTATTTCATAAGCGTATTAAGCATATTGAAATTGATTGTCACTTCGTTTGTCATCATTTACTTCAAAGTATCTTGTAGCTATGTTTTGTCTTCTCACAGGATTAGTTAGTTGATGATATCTTCATGAAGCCTCCTCCACCAGGCCGCTTACATGAAGACAAGCCCATTGTATTTGTATAGTTGTATTCCGCTCCTATTGTTTGTAAAATACTCATATATCTCCCTTCATAGAGCACTGATAAAGGTTTTACACACAATTCTTAATACGTACACACTTCACTCATATTTCCTCACTTATCTCATGTTTGAGACACACCAGTGTAGAATCTGTAGATTAGAGCTTGGAAAAACGTGTTTTCATTACTGAGTCAAAGCCCATATCAGTTTAAATATTGGATTCAGCCGACATTTTGAGTCCAATCAAGAAATGACCCACCAACTTAAATCCGAATCAATgccagagagagagacagagagagccTGATCCAAAATCTGAAAGTCAATCCAGTCGGTGGCTTGGAATTCGTACAGCGTGTAAGAGCAAAGACCACAGTGGTTCAGACTTTGATAAATATGGAGAgtaccaaaagaaagaaaagtcaGCATCTTCGGCTGAAACCTGAAACACGATTTACACTCGGATTAGATAGATAGATGGTACCAAATCAAGTTACTATTTCGAATCAAGTTATTATTTCGCCGAGTAACGTTAGAATTGTATCTTTTTTCACAGCTTTAGCTGCAATTTGTACCTGTATTGTTAgaattgtaactttttttttttaatatttgctAATTTGAAtggtaaaattataaaattattatttttattttattactcatAACTTATTAAGTAAGTTTAATATCacaaaattttctacaattctGTGACAATTTTACTACTTGACAGCTCGTGaggaataaaaattaaataatgctTTCATGTAAGTTTATAATTTCACGAGTTtaacaaaattgtgaaaaacaaaaagttgtgatttttgcatttttctattTCGCGTAGTCTTAGTCTTAGTACGAGGCGCGTAGGTGTAGCCAAAAGGCTATAAGCTAAAAAGTGTGCATGACTGGTGAAAACACTTGGACAAAGTGACTCAAATTCGTCGTTACATTCTTTATCGTACAAAATTTACGCGACCTAATTCCGCGTACACccatcctttatttttttttttttctgctctCTAATGTGAATCCGACAAGTCCCATTTTGACTTTTCCACCGACAGCATTCAATTCCCAATCAATTGATGCCGTTACCTCACATGAAAAATTCTATTGTGATTTCATACTCCAACATGTACATAATTATAtcatgtcctttttttttttttctttattattatttttttattttataaaaaattattatagtaaaaaatgaaatattacaatttatttaactttttgatGATTCTTTTTAATATTGAATTGATAAGTGTGTGATTCTTCTTAAgaaaattgaagttttaaaatacttaaaattctgtctatataaaaaataaaaaaataaagggtaaaTTCCAGAAAACTACCCTGAGGTTTGGGGAAATACCACTCAGGTCCAACACATTTTAAAATTGACCAATTAGGTCCCTAAAAGACATATTAGTCACTAATACCCTTAACACTGTTAAACCCTCCgtcatttttctttccctcacTCAGAATTCTCAGTCTCTTCTCTCTGGTTCCTCTCCCTCTTTCAATCCCAGCCAAAGCCataacaaaaaaacccaaatcttacCACAAAACTCAAAGCCAAAAAGATATAGAAACCctttgaagaaaagaagaaaactcatTTGACACAATTCAAAGATCAATCATCTGCACACTCGAAAGCCAAAAATAAgatgtaaaaacaaaaacccagatcCAAAAACAGCTCCAAAACAAGAAACAACACAAAGATCCATTGATTATTGAAGCTGGGGTCACACGGTGGGATTTGGGGTAAGATTTGGATAGCCATCAACGCCATCCAAACCATCAAGCGAGCTCACAAGTCCTCCTCCACCACACCCGATTACTCCCCCATCCTCTCTCGCCTCCTCAAATCTGACCTCCTCGCTACCCTACGTGAGCTCCTACGCCAAGACCACTGTGCCCTCGCTCTCCACACCTTCTCCACCGTCCGATCTAAATACAACAATCCGGACTTGTCCCTCTACGCCGACGTGGCCCCCGCTCTCGCCAGGAACAGAATGGTGGAAGATCTCAACCGTCTGATCTGTGACTTGGAGACAGATTGTGGTGGAGGTGGGATCCAGTGTGACGACAAGGGGCTCATCGGGTTGATAAAGGCGGTGATTGGTGCTGATAGGAGGGAATCGACGGTCAGGATTTACGAGAGTGTAGAGATGATATAGTTTTGTTGTAAgatgtgggtttttttgttaTGGCTTTGGCTGGGATTGAAAGAGGGAGAGGAACCAGAGAGAAGAGACTGGAGAGAATTCTGAGTGAGGGAAAGAAAAGTGACGGAGGGTTTAACGGTGTTAAGGGTATTAGAGACTAATATGTCTTTTAGGGACCtaattggtcaattttgaaaTGTGTTGGACTTGAGTGGTATTTCTCCAAACCTCAGGGTAGTATTCtggaatttacccaaaaataaaaagctaatcTAAAAAAATCCAAGACTGTTTAGTAAGTGATtccatataacattttttagcgtttaaaaattgaaaattataagctaaaaaaaaaatgtttgataaGAATGTTTGAGTTGTGATTCTTAATATAGGGTTTTTAAATACTATATTTAGAAAACTTTTCATACTAGATTTTAGTTTTCAAGTAACATTGTTTAAtaacatttttgtaaatatttagaAAAGTGTAGAACCCACTTGATTAGACCTAACATCAACTAcaactctctctccctctctcacgcTGAATAAAAaccttctctctcctctaataaatattaaaaaaataattttaatgtcaAAAAGTTACCactgtaattaaaaaaaaaaatacacatattAAACatacaatacatttttttttttttttttacattttaaaatatattgtttgaaacatgttgcaaaatacattttttgcattatgagtACTTTAAACACGTGTTTGATAAAAGTTTTACTCTTATGTCTATTCTATTATTCTAATAAGTCTAACcatgaaataaattttcataataatttttttacgaCTATAAAAGTGTTAGATTATGATTGATACATAATTAAGATGTAAAAATGATATTGCAttaattatatactatataaagTCAAAAAGATGAtaagaaaaaagtaatgaaaTTTGTCTCTTGTAATGTTGCTATTATTCTATGCTTTTGGCAATGGAGGAACTGGTTACCTCCGAGTTACTTCCTGGTCCTCGTAAAGTCCTAATTGTTTCGCTGACAAACTTTGAATCCATCTCTACCATTATTCTAGTTATATATTGCATGCCAACCTTTGGCTACCAAAGTTAGCCTATCCCTCTCTCCCTCATTGAACAATGACTCATTCACACAATGCAAATTCTGGGTGTTTCTCCAACATGGTACGCAGGATTTCATGCCTTAAAAGTCTCCCTACTCACCCAGCCGATTATGTTACTAGTGACTCAAAGACAAGCAAGTCTGAGGAGATTcagaaagaaaatccaaaagctGAGGCTGCAATCCAAGCTCCAGGTAACCTAGGAGTCGTGGCAAGACTAATGGGCTTAGACTCATTGCCAGAGACCAATTGGGTTCCAAGAAAAGGACCCCAAGACTCAGTTTTGCGAAGCAAGTCAGTGAATTTTGCGGATTATATGCTGGAGTTTGATTTAACCCAAGCTCAGCATCGCAGAGTTAGGACCTCGGTGTCATTTCGTGAGGTTCCAACTTTGTCACATCAAAAGAGCCATGATTTCTTGGTTGTGTGCCTGAATGAGGTGGATGAAAGTGAAACCAAGGGATCAATGAGGACCAAAGTGAGGAAATCTGAGATGGGTTTTGGAGATATGAAGCAGAGGAAGGAACAGAGAAGCAAGAGCAAAGAGAATATGAGGGCGAGTCAAGTAAGCAACAAGATCTCTAAGTTAAGGGATGAGCCTAGGAGAGTCTCAACCAAGTTCAACCTATCTTCAAAAGCTGGTAATGGTAGTAGCAGCAATGGAGCTAAGCGTTTGAGCCTTGTTCCAGCTCCCAAGAAGAAAGAGTATAGAAATAATGTTGCAAGTTTGAAGGCGAAAAGCCCATCGAAGCCAATAAATCAGAAGAAACTGTTGGTTGAACCCAAGTTCACAAGGAGAAGAAAAGTTCAGCATTTAGCTGTGAAAGTAGAGCCTGACTCTGACTCTCAAAATTCAAGTCCAGTATCTGTTCTTGAAGTCAGTGATTGTATAATACAACAAGGAAGTCATATATCAGGTTTGTTTTCTGAATAAGGCTATcattttagaagaaaatatcTTGTTATATGCAATTTCAACAACATCCTgttaggaaaatgctaaaactactcCTAACTTACAAACTGAcctcataataaataaatgtagcTGGTGCCATTTcaacaatatataataaatgaatatcaaaattactttttgtgattgaaaatacATCATTTGTaagtcttttaagttttaatgtGTACTAAAATTTGTAGTACATACCGTGTAATGATATCTTCTAACTTCATGTTCTTTGGTGATATTTATTACAGAAGTTTCAAGGCCCATGGAGTtgaatttagagagaaaatctACAGCAAAAGTTTCTTATACTGATGATCCTAGAGTCGGATCAATCAAGAGCAAGGATTGCGAATCAATGGATATTTCAGAAGCACAGTATTACAGGGAAGTGTTGGGGAAGCTTTTTAGGTTGACAGAAAATGATACTAAAGAGTCAAATTGGAAAGCAACGAATTTCCATGGATGTGAAGAATTTGAAGAGGTCTGCATGGAGTTCGAGCAACAAGTTCTTGATGTACTACTAAACCAGGTTTTAGATGAACTTGTGGAAATTCCATATGAAAATTTCTTATATACAATGCCTGAAGAAACTCTATAAAATCGTGTATAGAGTTTCAAATTTGACACTTTTGAGCTATTTACATGTGATTTATAAACATTTGATGCACAACATTATGAAGAAAGCATATTACAAGAAAGAGTACGATTCTGCAAGATACCAGGCACAATGTaatacaatataatttattCAAACTTTCACCTCATGACCATGATTCATGAGGTTAACAGTTTCAACTAAATTTCAATTTGACAAAGTCCAGAGGAGTAGAAATATATCCTTCCGAGGATTTACAAAttgagttcttttttttttttttttttacctcagTACTACCAAAATGCAGAAAAGCAAATGAATCTTGAAATAGAGATCTAGAGAAATAAGCAATGGTGTTTCTCAACTGTAAATTATAGTGCTTATATGGGAGTATCAACCTAAGATCTAATTGAGAATGTCAATTGACACATGTTGGTTAGCATTTTATCAAGGATTATCGAAAACTTGAAAAATCTTTACACAACTCACAAGTAGTATCTTTGATTACAAGGACTTAACTATTAATAAAATCACAAAGGTTGATCTGTTTCTACAGACTGATTGGCAGATAATGCTTGTTATAGCAATGATGCCAAGTATTCAGCCAAAGAAATTCAGAAAGAGGGCTATTAGGCACACTAATCTCTTTA
The DNA window shown above is from Quercus lobata isolate SW786 chromosome 7, ValleyOak3.0 Primary Assembly, whole genome shotgun sequence and carries:
- the LOC115951963 gene encoding protein THYLAKOID ASSEMBLY 8, chloroplastic-like; protein product: MAKGAINAIQTIKRAHKSSSTTPDYSPILSRLLKSDLLATLRELLRQDHCALALHTFSTVRSKYNNPDLSLYADVAPALARNRMVEDLNRLICDLETDCGGGGIQCDDKGLIGLIKAVIGADRRESTVRIYESVEMI
- the LOC115954267 gene encoding uncharacterized protein LOC115954267; translated protein: MTHSHNANSGCFSNMVRRISCLKSLPTHPADYVTSDSKTSKSEEIQKENPKAEAAIQAPGNLGVVARLMGLDSLPETNWVPRKGPQDSVLRSKSVNFADYMLEFDLTQAQHRRVRTSVSFREVPTLSHQKSHDFLVVCLNEVDESETKGSMRTKVRKSEMGFGDMKQRKEQRSKSKENMRASQVSNKISKLRDEPRRVSTKFNLSSKAGNGSSSNGAKRLSLVPAPKKKEYRNNVASLKAKSPSKPINQKKLLVEPKFTRRRKVQHLAVKVEPDSDSQNSSPVSVLEVSDCIIQQGSHISEVSRPMELNLERKSTAKVSYTDDPRVGSIKSKDCESMDISEAQYYREVLGKLFRLTENDTKESNWKATNFHGCEEFEEVCMEFEQQVLDVLLNQVLDELVEIPYENFLYTMPEETL